Part of the Candidatus Ozemobacteraceae bacterium genome is shown below.
GCATATCGTCGATCGTGATCTGGCCCTTGCGCTCGACGGCGCTCGGACCAGACTTCTTCTTGTCCTCCGGGAACAGCACACCCTGCATCACGACCTCCTCACGCCGCTTGCGGCTCATCCTCCAGCAGCTTCGCCACCAGTTTGTCCACGTCGGTGTCGGTCGGCTTGATGACCGCTTCGTCCGCGCCATCGGAAACCGAGACGCCGAGCTTCTTCAGGTCAGCGACGGTGAGCTGGTTCAGCGCTGACTTCACGGGCTTCTCCGTGGTCTTCACGAGCACATCCACCTGGTCGGGGAAGTGCTTGCGGATCAGCTTCACGACGGCCTCATCATCGTTCCAGTCGATGCCGGCGCGCTGTTTCTGAAAACCGACCTTGATTCCGTGCAGGGTCAGCGTGCGCGGCTTCTCGAACAGCTCGGGGTGATTCTCGATCTCGGCTTGCAGCTTCGACTTGCGGTCCAGCGCCGAGTTGACCGCATGCTTGATCAGCGGAAGATACCGCCGCTTGATCAGATCGATGGCTTCGTTCATCTCGGTGACGCGGCCCGACAGCGTGCCGCGAGCGTCGGCGTAGTCCTTGGTCATCTTCTCGATCGTTCCGATATCCATGAGTTCCTCCTTATGGCCGTTTCACACGGCGTTCAAATGCCTTTTCAGGCCGCTTTACCGCCCGATCGGCTCTTCCGTTCGAGGTCGGCTTTCATCGCCTCCAGGGTCTGGACGATCCGGCGGACGCCCTTCGCCGGAATGAACTCGAGGGCCGAGAAGCCGAACCGCTTCTCGATGAACCTTCTCAGGGCCTTCCGTCGCTCTTCCGCCGGCACATAGGAAACGTCGTTCCAGAGACCCTCTATCAGGCGAAGCTGCGCGGGGCTGGCCCACTCCTCGGAGCGAATGTCCAGGTGCTCATACCGCTTGGGGGCCTGCCGAGGCGTCCAGACGCCCGCCGATTTGGCGTTTGCCGCGAGACGCCCGATCAGCGCCGCCGCCTGGGAGAAGGAAAGATCCTTCGAGCTCGCGACGCCAAGCTCTTCGAGCATGGCGCGATAGACGTCTTCCTCGATCTGAAGCGCCTTGACCAGAACATGGATCGTCTTGACCTGCTCTTTGCTCGCCATGCTCGCCTCACCCGATCAGGGTCTGCTTCGCGGCCTTGATGACGTCGGCCGTGATCTCGGTGCCGTTGATCTCCGCGATGTGCGCCGAGCGCTTGATGAGCTTGTTCAGCACGCGGGCGTTTCCCTCGGTGGCCTCGTGGAACTGCTTCCAGATGCCGTTGCTGCCGGGGAGAGACGCATGCACGATCTCTTCGACGTCGCTCGGGCGGAGGCTCACGAGGACGGCCTTTACGCCGACGCGGCTGTAGAGCTGGGCGAAATCGCCCTTCAGGCCGCGAAGGTTGCCGAGCAGGCGCTGCATGCCGACCAGCACGACGCCGACACCGGCCCGGTCATACAGGCGGCGCAGCATTTCGAGGGCGCGGTAGGGCAGATGCTCCGCCTCGTCCACGATGATCAGGCGGCCGGACCCGCGCAGCTTGCTCACCGCCTCGTCGAACAGGGTGTGCAGGGAGCCGACGCCGTCGAGGCCGAGCACCTTGTGCAATTCGAGGAAAAGAACGCGGGCGGTATACCCGAGATCGGCTTCGAGCAGGATCACGCCGGCATGTTCCGTCGCGAACCGTTTCACCGCCGTGGTCTTCCCCAGCCCGGAGTCGCCGCAGATCACGCCGATGTCGTTGTCGACGTGGCAGATGCTCGCCACTTCGAACACCTTGCTCGCGACGGAGGTCTTGATGAATCCGGGCTCGCACAAGGCCGTTTCCTGGCGGGCTTGACGCTCTTTCTGGAGGGTGAGAAACTTTCTCACCGCGTCCTCGACCTTCTTCACGTCACCCCGGTATTTGTGGTTCAGCCACTGGCTGATCGTGGCGGTCGAAAGGCCGATGCCGCGCGCCACGGCCGTGATGCTGACCGCGTTCCGGTCCATCAGATCGCGTAGGTTCCTGTGAAGTTCCGTGCCATTGCTTTCCGTCATGATCGATGTTCCTCCTGGTTCTTTTTTTTGTTATCGAGCTCGTCTTGATGCATGTCTGAGACGAACCCGTAAATCTTCTTCTTTGGCGCAGGGAGCCGGACGAGGTTCCCCAGGTCGGCCTTGCCTTCCTGATCGCGCTTCTGCCGCTCGATGACGACCTGGTCCATGCTCGTATTCACGATCACGCTCACGGGGGCGGGAGCGGGCATCGAGGGCGGTGCCGCTACGCAACCGCAGGCGGTGGATCGCTGCATGGCCGATGCGGCCAGGGCGGCCGTTGCCGTTTCGAGGTAGAACTGCTGCTCGGCGGCCGGCGAGGCCGTGAGTTGCTGGACCTTCTGCTTCGCGATTTTGCGATCGCGGTTCTTGCGGTTCGATTCCTTCTGCAGCGTCTGGCGCTCGACATCGGTCTGCGCCAGCACCGGCACGACCGGAACGAGGGCGCCCTGGCCGATATAGGCGTTGGTCGCGGCATCGAAGACCCAGGCATCCTGGAAGGCTTTCGGGTCGCGACGCATGTAGACGAGATCGCCCTTCCGGCCCGACATCCATTCGCCCCAGTAGCTGATGCCGAGCTTGCTGTCGCGGATTCCGTTCCGGCCGATCGTATAGTTCTCGGAGGTGCGCATGCAGAACAGCATGAGTGCGTCGCGCCGCACTTCCCGGCGGGTCTTGAACTCTTCGGCCCACGCCTGGTCGGGGAACCGCCCGCGCAGAGCCTTTCCCTCGGAGACGGTCTTGTTCAGGATCTCGATGATGAACCGGCCGAGGCCGGCTTCGAGCTGTTCGAAGTCGATGAGGCTGCCGGCTTTCACTTCTGCCGCCAGGCGTTCGGGCCGCTCGATCACGTCGCCGCCGCGATATCCGACATGGGCCTTGCTGAACCACTCCTTGATCTTCAGGAAGTCGCGCTCGATCGGCTTCGTCTGGGCGTTATACGGCAGGGCGAAGTGCGGTTCGATGCCGAGCAGAAGGAGCATCGGCCGGGCCTTCTCGGGATCGATGTTCACCTTGTGCTGCCGCGTGATCGACCGGCCGCCGGCGAAGTCTTTGCACCGGTAGTCCTTGCCGTTATCGATCAGAACGTGCTTCGGCAGGCCGTATTGCATGGCGGCGACGTAGAACGCCTGGAAAATGTGGTCTGAATTCGGGGCCTCGGCATGGATATACCAGCCCAGGAACTTACCGGTCTTCAGATCGCGCCACGCGGTGATCCAGGGTGCAACGATCTTGTCGCCGGCATTTACGAGCACGTCGATCTGCGCATGATCGCTGACCCAGCATTCCCCGGCAGGCAGCGTGGAATAATCGCGCTCGATATAGGCCGCATACCTGCGGTTCCAGGCTTGCTGGCCGTATCGGGCCATGTAGATGACGCTCTTGTCATACTGATTCTGAATCGCGCGATAGAACGCGGAAACAGACGGGAACGTCTCGGCCGTGGTGCCGGGCTTTTCGCGAAGAGCCAGACCGAGGGTGCGCTTCCAGGTGACTTCGAGGGAGGGACGGCTTTCCTGGAGGTAGTGCTTCGCAAAATACTCCAACAGATCCGGTGATACCTTCGTCACTCCCTGGCTCTTTCCCCAACGGCCGAGGAGACCGCCAACGC
Proteins encoded:
- a CDS encoding host-nuclease inhibitor Gam family protein — protein: MDIGTIEKMTKDYADARGTLSGRVTEMNEAIDLIKRRYLPLIKHAVNSALDRKSKLQAEIENHPELFEKPRTLTLHGIKVGFQKQRAGIDWNDDEAVVKLIRKHFPDQVDVLVKTTEKPVKSALNQLTVADLKKLGVSVSDGADEAVIKPTDTDVDKLVAKLLEDEPQAA
- a CDS encoding DUF1018 domain-containing protein translates to MASKEQVKTIHVLVKALQIEEDVYRAMLEELGVASSKDLSFSQAAALIGRLAANAKSAGVWTPRQAPKRYEHLDIRSEEWASPAQLRLIEGLWNDVSYVPAEERRKALRRFIEKRFGFSALEFIPAKGVRRIVQTLEAMKADLERKSRSGGKAA
- a CDS encoding AAA family ATPase, with protein sequence MTESNGTELHRNLRDLMDRNAVSITAVARGIGLSTATISQWLNHKYRGDVKKVEDAVRKFLTLQKERQARQETALCEPGFIKTSVASKVFEVASICHVDNDIGVICGDSGLGKTTAVKRFATEHAGVILLEADLGYTARVLFLELHKVLGLDGVGSLHTLFDEAVSKLRGSGRLIIVDEAEHLPYRALEMLRRLYDRAGVGVVLVGMQRLLGNLRGLKGDFAQLYSRVGVKAVLVSLRPSDVEEIVHASLPGSNGIWKQFHEATEGNARVLNKLIKRSAHIAEINGTEITADVIKAAKQTLIG
- a CDS encoding DNA-binding protein translates to MKAWFSASELLGLPGMLQTVQSINRCAKNAAWEKRPRQAQGGGFEYHISSLPPETQAALIKKHTVQAQQPEPIINITPAADEPTAQDFADCIPNTIETDAAAYDHAPDHSRRKADKYLTILTACEGLFGRDLITFVEAWNREHPRMLTSYPSILRARKTREAAGVGGLLGRWGKSQGVTKVSPDLLEYFAKHYLQESRPSLEVTWKRTLGLALREKPGTTAETFPSVSAFYRAIQNQYDKSVIYMARYGQQAWNRRYAAYIERDYSTLPAGECWVSDHAQIDVLVNAGDKIVAPWITAWRDLKTGKFLGWYIHAEAPNSDHIFQAFYVAAMQYGLPKHVLIDNGKDYRCKDFAGGRSITRQHKVNIDPEKARPMLLLLGIEPHFALPYNAQTKPIERDFLKIKEWFSKAHVGYRGGDVIERPERLAAEVKAGSLIDFEQLEAGLGRFIIEILNKTVSEGKALRGRFPDQAWAEEFKTRREVRRDALMLFCMRTSENYTIGRNGIRDSKLGISYWGEWMSGRKGDLVYMRRDPKAFQDAWVFDAATNAYIGQGALVPVVPVLAQTDVERQTLQKESNRKNRDRKIAKQKVQQLTASPAAEQQFYLETATAALAASAMQRSTACGCVAAPPSMPAPAPVSVIVNTSMDQVVIERQKRDQEGKADLGNLVRLPAPKKKIYGFVSDMHQDELDNKKKNQEEHRS